In Streptomyces canus, one DNA window encodes the following:
- a CDS encoding bifunctional DNA primase/polymerase: MTEPLTVSLETLHLLSAALLCGERGWPVIPLVPGAKRPTGHPERDCPRTGRCANGHLTPEQRATTDSDLIHAAWAHHPYNVGIATGPAGLLVVDLDMPKEEEQEGAPDGATSFKALCERAGQPYPYTYQVRTPSGGRHVYFAAPRGPRLKCSVKRLAPNIDTRAWGGYVVAAGSTTPQGAYEVAEAAPVAALPTWLAALLTKPAKPADSPALAPVLDGTRAARTALERECAVIRAAREGGPNGRNNTLHRSACKVARFVAWGHIDRHTVEEAIQAAGESTGLPAAECRTTIRSAMEWIVAHATPREVA; encoded by the coding sequence ATGACCGAGCCCCTCACCGTGTCCCTGGAGACCCTGCACCTGCTGTCCGCCGCCCTGCTGTGCGGCGAGCGAGGCTGGCCCGTCATCCCGCTGGTCCCGGGCGCAAAGCGGCCCACCGGGCACCCCGAACGCGACTGCCCCCGCACCGGACGCTGCGCAAACGGGCACCTCACCCCCGAACAGCGCGCCACCACCGACTCCGACCTGATCCACGCGGCATGGGCCCACCACCCCTACAACGTGGGGATCGCGACCGGACCGGCCGGCCTGCTCGTGGTCGACCTGGACATGCCGAAGGAGGAAGAGCAGGAAGGAGCGCCTGACGGCGCCACTTCTTTCAAGGCGCTCTGCGAGCGCGCCGGACAGCCATATCCGTACACCTACCAGGTGCGGACCCCCAGCGGGGGCCGACACGTGTACTTCGCGGCCCCGCGAGGGCCGCGGTTGAAGTGCAGCGTCAAGCGACTCGCCCCCAACATCGACACCCGCGCATGGGGCGGCTACGTCGTCGCCGCGGGCAGCACCACCCCGCAGGGCGCCTACGAGGTAGCCGAAGCGGCTCCGGTGGCCGCGCTCCCGACCTGGCTGGCCGCGCTCCTGACCAAACCAGCGAAACCCGCTGACTCTCCTGCGCTCGCTCCGGTATTGGACGGCACCAGGGCCGCGCGCACGGCGCTGGAGCGGGAGTGTGCGGTCATCCGGGCCGCCCGTGAGGGCGGGCCGAACGGGCGCAACAACACGCTGCATCGCAGTGCGTGCAAGGTGGCCCGGTTCGTCGCCTGGGGACACATCGACCGTCACACGGTCGAAGAGGCAATCCAGGCGGCGGGGGAGTCGACGGGGCTGCCGGCTGCCGAGTGCCGCACCACGATCCGCAGCGCCATGGAGTGGATCGTGGCGCACGCGACACCGCGGGAGGTCGCGTGA